A single Pan paniscus chromosome 21, NHGRI_mPanPan1-v2.0_pri, whole genome shotgun sequence DNA region contains:
- the LOC100993084 gene encoding cystatin-SA, whose product MAWPLCTLLLLLAAQAVALAWSPQEEDRIIGGGIYDADLNDEWVQRALHFAISEYNKATEDEYYRRPLRVLRAREQTVAGMNYFLDVEVGRTICTKSQPNLDTCAFHEQPELQKKQLCSFEIYEVPWEDRMSLVNSRCQEV is encoded by the exons ATGGCCTGGCCCCTGTGCACCCTGCTGCTCCTGCTGGCCGCCCAGGCTGTGGCCCtggcctggagcccccaggaggaGGACAGGATAATCGGGGGTGGCATCTATGATGCAGACCTCAATGATGAGTGGGTACAGCGTGCCCTTCACTTCGCCATCAGCGAGTATAACAAGGCCACTGAAGATGAGTACTACAGACGCCCGCTGCGGGTGCTACGAGCCAGGGAGCAG ACCGTGGCCGGGATGAATTACTTCTTAGACGTAGAGGTGGGCCGAACCATATGTACCAAGTCCCAGCCCAACTTGGACACCTGTGCCTTCCATGAACAGCCAGAACTGCAGAAG AAACAGTTGTGCTCTTTCGAGATCTACGAAGTTCCCTGGGAGGACAGAATGTCCCTGGTGAATTCCAGGTGTCAAGAAGTCTAG